In a genomic window of Allomeiothermus silvanus DSM 9946:
- a CDS encoding MFS transporter, which produces MRLRLTIGNFLAIFVAGSVVAIPGAVLPQWREGYTSPEQVALYFNLILLGLLIGVTAGSRSRSRRIQYPLAPVSVALGFILAALTPTFNGVLVAGVLLGFGQGVINVHGNGLTGELWPERRVTMLNWVNAAFGVGAVSAPVLSLWLAWREMFGLFAVLALLTAFLVWGAPGPVQTYPRKGPGGGSIWLALLIVVCYAALEGSLATYSGVYLSYLGYPSPLNGTLLSLYWAGLTAGRLFLGTWVALAPLRYLTFLITGSVATLLLMLFPPVAPIFPLIGLFYGPIFATVFALVQEKFGYRAIGGVFYAGAVGGTLGPAFFALVSPPLIPYGFLTLGLLLLASVNYLRGIDARPTV; this is translated from the coding sequence GTGCGCCTGCGGCTGACCATCGGAAATTTTCTCGCAATTTTTGTAGCAGGAAGCGTGGTAGCCATTCCCGGGGCAGTGCTACCCCAGTGGCGGGAGGGCTACACTAGCCCCGAGCAGGTCGCTTTGTATTTCAACCTGATCTTGCTCGGGCTCTTGATTGGAGTTACCGCGGGAAGCCGCTCGAGATCCCGCCGGATACAGTACCCGCTGGCCCCGGTCTCGGTAGCCTTAGGGTTTATCCTGGCCGCGTTAACCCCTACCTTCAACGGGGTGCTCGTCGCGGGAGTTTTGCTCGGGTTCGGGCAGGGGGTCATCAACGTCCATGGCAACGGGCTTACCGGCGAACTGTGGCCAGAGCGTCGGGTAACTATGCTGAACTGGGTCAACGCGGCTTTTGGGGTAGGAGCAGTAAGCGCCCCAGTCCTCTCGCTCTGGCTGGCCTGGCGGGAAATGTTCGGGCTGTTTGCGGTGCTGGCTTTGCTTACGGCCTTTTTGGTGTGGGGCGCTCCTGGCCCGGTGCAGACCTATCCTAGAAAGGGTCCAGGGGGCGGGAGCATCTGGCTGGCCCTCCTGATTGTCGTCTGCTACGCTGCGCTCGAGGGTTCATTGGCTACCTACTCGGGCGTCTACCTGAGCTACCTGGGCTACCCTTCGCCCCTAAACGGCACCCTCCTCTCGCTGTACTGGGCAGGCCTTACCGCCGGGCGGCTTTTCTTGGGAACTTGGGTAGCACTCGCCCCCTTACGCTACCTCACTTTTCTGATCACCGGCTCGGTGGCGACCCTGCTGCTGATGCTCTTCCCCCCGGTTGCCCCCATCTTTCCGCTGATAGGGCTCTTCTATGGCCCTATCTTCGCCACGGTTTTCGCTTTGGTGCAAGAGAAGTTCGGTTACCGGGCTATCGGGGGAGTATTCTACGCCGGGGCGGTAGGGGGAACGCTGGGCCCGGCGTTTTTTGCCCTGGTGAGCCCCCCGCTCATCCCCTACGGTTTTCTGACCCTAGGGTTATTGCTTTTGGCGAGCGTGAACTACCTGAGGGGAATAGATGCGCGCCCTACTGTTTGA
- a CDS encoding HAD family hydrolase produces MRALLFDLDGTLANTDRLHEQAWLETLRFYGIEGDHHFYQTQISGGLNPEIVRRLLPQLSEAEGEAFIARKERRFRELAQDLRALPGLDALLAWARRKKLLTGLVTNAPHENARHVTQALGLSFDVVVLAEELAAGKPDPLPYRVALERLDLGAQEALAFEDSPAGVKAAVGAGIPTIGLTTGHPPEALKAAGAFLLIADFTDPQLWKYLERS; encoded by the coding sequence ATGCGCGCCCTACTGTTTGACCTCGACGGAACCCTAGCCAACACCGACCGGCTACACGAACAAGCCTGGCTCGAGACTCTGCGCTTTTATGGCATCGAGGGGGACCATCACTTCTATCAGACCCAGATCAGCGGGGGCCTCAACCCCGAGATCGTGCGGCGGCTCCTGCCCCAGCTTTCCGAGGCTGAGGGAGAGGCTTTTATCGCCCGCAAAGAGCGCCGCTTCCGCGAGCTGGCCCAAGACTTACGGGCATTGCCGGGGCTCGACGCGTTGCTCGCGTGGGCCCGGCGGAAAAAACTCCTGACCGGCCTGGTCACCAACGCCCCCCACGAGAACGCCCGGCACGTGACCCAAGCCCTGGGTCTGAGCTTCGACGTAGTCGTGCTGGCCGAGGAGTTAGCAGCGGGCAAGCCCGACCCGCTCCCCTACCGGGTGGCGCTCGAGCGGCTCGATTTGGGGGCACAAGAGGCCCTGGCCTTCGAGGATTCCCCTGCAGGGGTGAAGGCCGCCGTGGGCGCGGGTATCCCCACCATCGGCCTCACCACCGGACACCCCCCCGAAGCCCTGAAGGCCGCCGGAGCCTTTCTCCTCATCGCCGACTTTACGGATCCGCAACTGTGGAAGTATCTCGAGCGGAGTTAG
- a CDS encoding aminotransferase class V-fold PLP-dependent enzyme codes for MYRDHFPQLESPGVYLASHTLGPMPREAEAALSQYTQTWKARGVRAWAEGWWDLPRQVARDLAPLLGVSPEGISFHPHTSGAVAAVLSSLDFSSGRNKIVTTELEFPSIGYQLRAWEKYGAQVVVLPAPEGCFPWEAVENAVDNSTLLLAACHAYFKSSERIDAARLAAIAHRAGARLLLDVYQTAGVMPLELEAEGVDYVVGGGVKWLLSGPGIGYLWVRPTYWDELPRLVGWAGHARPFAFELDWAPADGAVRYHTGTPNIPVLLVAQAGYRLLREVGLAKVWSHIRHLAGRFLQGAEELGFRVVGPRNPASRSGTVILDLPYGYAAELNAQGFVCDWRTGAGVRMGLHFFTLESEVAQALEALAKIRDSKAWEAHQPGAVT; via the coding sequence ATGTACCGCGACCATTTTCCCCAGCTCGAATCTCCCGGGGTGTACCTCGCCAGCCATACCCTGGGGCCGATGCCCCGCGAGGCCGAAGCCGCTCTGAGCCAATATACCCAAACCTGGAAGGCCCGGGGCGTGCGGGCTTGGGCCGAAGGGTGGTGGGATTTGCCACGCCAGGTCGCTCGAGACTTAGCCCCCCTCCTGGGGGTGTCTCCCGAGGGGATCTCCTTCCACCCCCACACCAGCGGGGCGGTAGCGGCGGTGCTGTCGAGCTTGGACTTCTCAAGCGGGCGCAACAAGATCGTCACCACCGAACTCGAGTTCCCCAGCATTGGTTATCAACTCAGGGCTTGGGAGAAGTACGGGGCTCAGGTGGTGGTGCTCCCCGCTCCGGAAGGCTGCTTCCCTTGGGAGGCTGTGGAAAACGCTGTGGATAACTCCACCCTGCTCCTGGCAGCCTGCCATGCCTACTTCAAGTCCTCCGAGCGGATAGACGCTGCGCGGCTCGCGGCCATCGCCCACCGAGCCGGGGCCCGGCTGCTCCTTGATGTCTACCAGACTGCCGGGGTAATGCCGCTCGAGCTGGAAGCTGAGGGGGTGGATTACGTGGTGGGGGGCGGGGTCAAGTGGCTTTTGAGCGGCCCCGGCATCGGCTATTTGTGGGTACGCCCTACTTACTGGGACGAACTTCCCCGCCTGGTGGGTTGGGCCGGGCACGCCCGTCCCTTCGCCTTCGAACTCGATTGGGCTCCTGCCGATGGGGCGGTACGCTACCACACCGGGACGCCTAATATCCCCGTGTTGCTGGTGGCTCAGGCTGGGTATCGGCTTTTGCGTGAGGTGGGGTTGGCCAAGGTCTGGAGCCACATCCGGCACCTCGCCGGGCGGTTTTTGCAGGGGGCCGAGGAGCTGGGCTTCCGAGTGGTGGGGCCTAGGAACCCAGCCTCTCGCAGCGGCACGGTGATCCTCGATCTGCCCTACGGCTATGCTGCCGAACTGAACGCGCAGGGCTTCGTCTGCGACTGGCGCACCGGGGCCGGGGTACGGATGGGGCTGCATTTCTTCACCCTCGAGTCCGAGGTCGCCCAAGCCCTTGAGGCCCTGGCCAAAATCCGCGACAGCAAAGCCTGGGAAGCCCATCAACCGGGTGCAGTGACATAA
- a CDS encoding enolase C-terminal domain-like protein: MAVITRITLRPFRLPLKGALRWGKSSELAALEHLLVEVELSDGAIGRAEIPPRPTIYGETVGSVQAALEYLTPRLLELDIEDTLRIRAVLEGLPCNHTAKGGLDTAIWEAWARSQGQELWEVLEPHHRRVRVSYILGIADPEEMLADAQAVYQAGVRVLKVKVGRDLAGDLERLALLREQFPDVELYADANETLPPEEAETYLREWAKAGLLYVEEPLPVEEVLARKRLRAAEILPIIADDSCFTLRDLCRELLLDTFDVLNLKPARSGITWTLEMLALVRSEGKRAMLGSQAQSSFGAWQTALLAFQEGVDEPSELSFHLKAEGGFLEFPPFREGWLYWEDLVRCRFDEAAFAKYAL, from the coding sequence ATGGCGGTCATCACCCGCATTACCCTCCGGCCCTTCCGGCTCCCGCTCAAAGGAGCCCTGCGCTGGGGCAAGTCGAGCGAGCTAGCCGCCCTCGAGCATCTCTTAGTCGAGGTCGAACTCTCCGACGGGGCCATCGGGCGGGCCGAGATCCCCCCCCGCCCGACCATCTACGGCGAGACGGTGGGGAGCGTACAGGCGGCGCTCGAGTACCTCACCCCCCGACTCCTGGAGCTCGACATCGAGGACACCCTACGGATCCGGGCGGTGCTGGAGGGCCTCCCCTGCAACCATACCGCTAAAGGTGGCCTTGACACCGCAATCTGGGAAGCCTGGGCTAGGAGCCAGGGGCAGGAGTTGTGGGAGGTGCTGGAGCCCCACCACCGTCGGGTTCGGGTCAGCTACATCCTGGGCATCGCCGACCCAGAGGAGATGTTGGCCGATGCCCAGGCGGTGTACCAAGCAGGGGTGCGGGTGCTCAAGGTGAAGGTGGGTCGGGACCTGGCAGGCGACCTCGAGCGCCTGGCTCTGCTCCGCGAGCAATTCCCGGATGTAGAACTTTATGCTGATGCCAACGAGACCCTGCCCCCTGAGGAGGCCGAGACCTATTTACGTGAGTGGGCCAAGGCCGGGCTTTTGTACGTCGAAGAACCTCTGCCCGTGGAGGAGGTTTTAGCCCGTAAAAGGCTTAGGGCGGCGGAGATTTTGCCGATCATCGCGGATGATTCGTGCTTCACCCTGCGCGACCTGTGCCGCGAACTGCTGCTCGACACCTTCGACGTGCTCAACCTCAAACCCGCGCGAAGCGGGATCACCTGGACGCTCGAGATGCTGGCCCTGGTCCGCTCGGAGGGCAAACGCGCCATGCTGGGCTCGCAAGCTCAGTCCAGCTTCGGGGCCTGGCAGACGGCCTTGCTGGCTTTTCAGGAAGGGGTGGATGAGCCCAGCGAACTCTCCTTCCATCTCAAGGCGGAGGGAGGGTTTTTGGAGTTTCCCCCCTTCCGGGAGGGCTGGCTGTACTGGGAAGACCTGGTGCGGTGCCGCTTCGACGAGGCGGCGTTTGCGAAATATGCCCTCTAA
- a CDS encoding AAA family ATPase, which produces MLHPLYLPGEPHPADAALLRDLPLLVLVGLTGVGKSSLLRALEYPTLPDRREVVDRYVLPLFGAKPPLDRAERFALTRRFREEHPGGVAEALAHAYTRPTWPLLFDGLRGKAEVHYALERLPKSYFIVLEARDLTRLSRLLHRGDSFDRIRVDSTGLKAMRELAQGVLSQDELEQALSWGIPPEDLIAKLKIVAEERKNYDPEGARQVLQNSPRALFLDTEALTIEQEVEVIRSFVEQIA; this is translated from the coding sequence ATGCTTCATCCGCTGTATCTTCCCGGCGAGCCCCACCCTGCCGACGCCGCTTTGCTTCGCGACTTACCTTTGCTGGTGCTGGTCGGCCTTACCGGGGTGGGTAAGTCGAGCTTACTGCGCGCCCTCGAGTACCCCACCCTCCCCGACCGCCGCGAGGTAGTGGACCGCTACGTGTTGCCGCTTTTCGGGGCTAAACCCCCCCTCGACCGGGCCGAGCGCTTCGCCCTCACCCGCCGTTTCCGTGAGGAGCACCCGGGGGGGGTCGCCGAGGCGTTAGCCCACGCGTATACCCGGCCCACCTGGCCCCTGCTGTTCGACGGGCTGCGGGGCAAGGCTGAAGTGCACTACGCCCTCGAGCGCCTGCCCAAGAGCTATTTCATCGTCCTCGAGGCGAGGGACCTGACCCGGCTGTCGCGGCTGTTGCACCGAGGGGACAGCTTTGACCGAATACGGGTGGACTCAACTGGCTTGAAGGCCATGCGTGAGCTGGCTCAAGGAGTACTTTCGCAAGATGAACTCGAGCAAGCCCTCTCCTGGGGCATCCCCCCCGAAGACCTTATCGCCAAGCTCAAGATTGTAGCGGAGGAGCGCAAGAACTACGACCCCGAAGGAGCCCGCCAGGTTCTGCAAAATAGCCCCCGGGCCCTCTTCCTCGACACGGAGGCCTTGACGATCGAGCAGGAAGTCGAGGTCATTCGGAGTTTCGTAGAGCAGATTGCGTAG
- a CDS encoding carbohydrate ABC transporter permease encodes MAPPSSTQFRRAWRFNPAHLFALPAMGILALFILYPFLDVLRFSTWDWSGLSAPKEVGLENYRQILRDAAFWASLRTTLYFMAMALPAFVILAVLLALALDGQRYERPVKALLFLPGLVTLGGATLSWYTLFAPEYGALAALVPIPRWDQEVFWALVLVVLFTLWRHVGYGVLVVSARLKAIPRTLLEAAAVDGATAAQAFRYITLPLLRPAITFLLVIGTVLALQSYSAVFLLTRGGPFGGTRVLGYYLYETGFENFRLGYAAAITVIVLILTLSFAYAQARLLREGE; translated from the coding sequence ATGGCTCCCCCTTCCTCCACCCAATTTAGAAGGGCCTGGCGCTTCAACCCGGCCCACCTTTTCGCCCTGCCGGCCATGGGAATTTTGGCGCTTTTCATCCTCTATCCCTTTCTCGACGTACTGCGGTTCTCCACCTGGGATTGGTCGGGCTTGAGCGCACCTAAGGAGGTGGGGCTGGAGAACTACCGCCAAATCCTCCGCGACGCGGCCTTCTGGGCCAGCCTGCGCACCACCTTGTATTTCATGGCCATGGCCCTCCCAGCCTTTGTGATTCTGGCCGTGCTGTTGGCCTTGGCCTTGGATGGCCAGCGGTACGAACGTCCGGTCAAGGCGCTTTTGTTCCTGCCGGGGTTGGTCACACTGGGGGGAGCTACCCTCTCCTGGTACACCCTCTTCGCCCCCGAGTATGGGGCCCTGGCAGCCCTCGTCCCCATCCCCCGCTGGGACCAGGAGGTGTTCTGGGCCTTGGTGTTGGTGGTGCTCTTTACCCTGTGGCGGCACGTGGGGTACGGGGTGCTGGTGGTCTCGGCACGGCTCAAAGCAATCCCCCGGACGCTCTTGGAGGCTGCGGCAGTGGACGGGGCTACCGCCGCCCAGGCCTTCCGCTACATCACCCTACCCCTGCTCCGCCCGGCCATTACTTTCTTGCTGGTAATCGGCACGGTGCTGGCTTTGCAGTCGTATAGTGCGGTGTTTTTGCTCACCCGCGGAGGCCCCTTCGGGGGTACCCGGGTGCTCGGCTATTACCTCTACGAGACCGGCTTTGAGAACTTCCGGCTGGGCTACGCTGCTGCCATCACGGTGATCGTGCTGATCCTGACCCTCAGCTTCGCCTACGCCCAGGCCCGGTTGCTGCGGGAGGGCGAATGA
- a CDS encoding carbohydrate ABC transporter permease encodes MIRHLFVLITAFLVALPFLWMAFAAFIPQEIVYSGELLSRFGFTLANFQVLAKEGFWGRMGFSLAVSSLVTFLQLFTAFLAAYAIKEGLKVLPFFLLLLAVPAELLLVPLYGLLKSLHLLDTVWALILPFAASPFIVFLLYGAMRSIPEELLEAARLDGAGHRVLLSRILFPLMRPTLVAAGVLAFAAHWNLVLYPRIVAGEEWKTVQTWLTDLQRKYPADWGILSAAALAATLPLVLIYLVYERRVIESVEKGLKG; translated from the coding sequence ATGATCCGCCATCTCTTCGTCTTGATCACGGCTTTCCTGGTCGCCCTTCCCTTTTTGTGGATGGCCTTCGCCGCCTTTATCCCGCAGGAGATCGTGTACTCAGGGGAGCTGCTGAGCCGTTTTGGCTTTACCCTCGCGAACTTCCAGGTGTTGGCCAAGGAAGGGTTTTGGGGGCGGATGGGGTTTTCCTTAGCGGTCTCGAGCCTGGTCACATTTTTGCAACTTTTTACGGCTTTTCTGGCAGCCTACGCGATCAAGGAAGGGCTCAAGGTGCTCCCCTTCTTCCTGCTCTTGCTGGCCGTACCCGCCGAGCTATTGCTGGTTCCCCTTTACGGCCTGCTCAAGAGCCTGCACCTACTCGATACGGTCTGGGCCCTGATCCTGCCCTTCGCGGCCAGCCCCTTTATCGTGTTTTTGCTCTACGGGGCGATGCGCTCGATCCCCGAGGAACTGCTCGAGGCCGCCCGGCTGGATGGAGCGGGGCACCGCGTTTTGCTCAGCCGCATCCTCTTCCCTCTTATGCGCCCTACGCTGGTGGCCGCCGGGGTGCTAGCCTTCGCCGCGCACTGGAACCTGGTGCTCTACCCGCGCATCGTGGCCGGAGAGGAATGGAAAACCGTGCAGACTTGGCTCACCGACCTCCAACGCAAATACCCAGCCGACTGGGGGATCCTCTCGGCGGCGGCTTTGGCGGCTACGCTCCCGCTGGTGCTGATCTATCTGGTCTACGAGCGGCGGGTGATAGAGAGCGTGGAGAAAGGCTTGAAGGGGTAG